The stretch of DNA CCGGGCCCGTAGAAGTCCGCGAACACCGCCCCCGTAGCATATTCGCACCGCTCGTAGAACCTGCGCGTGCTGACGTACTGGGCCTTCCCGCTCGTCTCGGCGTACACGCCCGTGCCGCCGAGTTCGCGGATGCGGCGCTCGCATTCCTGCAGGAGGCGGCGGCCGAGGCCGGTGCCCTGGGTGTCGGGGTGCACGGCGATCCAGTAGAGGTCGTAGCTGGACAGGGTGCAGGGGATCAGGCCGTAGCAGGCGTAGCCGTCGAGGCGGCCGTCGCCGTCGGCGTAGAGGAACTCGTAGCCGCTGGCCGGGCCCTTCTGCAGGCGCTCCTCGACCAGCTCGGCGGCGATCGCCACCTCCGACGGGGAGAAGTAGGCGGTGGCCGCGGTCAGGTCGCGCACGGCGGCGATGTCGTCGGGACGGGTCTCGGTGCGGAAATCGGTGCCGGTGGTCATGGCGATCACGCTCCGGGGACGGCCGCGAGGATGCGCGCGACCGCGTCGTCGAAGGTCAAGCCCGCGCGCGCGACGGCGGCCTGGAAGCCGGCGTCCGCAGACAGGCAGGGGTTGGCGTTCGCCTCGAGGATCCAGGGCTCCCCGGCGGCGTCCACGCGGAAGTCCACGCGCGCCCAGCCGCGCAGGCCGAACAGGTCCCAGCAGGCCAGGGACTGTTCCCGCAGGCGCGCCAGCAGCGGCGCGTCGGCGGGCGCGAGGTCGAAGGTGCGCACCGTGTGGGAATACTCGAAGGAGTCCTCGTCCCACTTCGCGGCGTAGCCCACGATGCGCGGCTTGTCCGGCGGGTAGTCGACGAAGGTCAGCTCGGCCGGTGGCAGCACCTGCGGGCCGCCGGGGCCGTCGAGCACCGAGAGGTTGAACTCGCGGCCGTCGACGAAGGCCTCGGCGAACCAGGGAGAGCCGGGGCGGCCGGCGCGCGCGCCCAGGGCGGCGACCAGGCTCTCCGGGTCGGCCGCCACCACCGCGTCGTCGTCCATGCCGAGCGAAGCGTCCTCCCACACCGACTTCACCAAGCAGCGCGCGGGCGTCGCGACCCCGCCGCCGGAGGCGACGAGCCGGCCGCGGCGCAGCTCGTACCAGACGGGCGTGGGCAGGCCGGCGCCGACCAGCAACTGCTTGGCGAGGACCTTGTGCGAGGTGGTGAACATGGCCTCGGAGGGGCATCCGGCGTAGCGCACGCCCAGCGCATCCAGCAGGGCGGGCACGACGTGGATCAGGCGGCCCTCGCCGCCCAGGCTCTCCACGAGGTTGAAGACGAGATCGGGGGCGGCGTCCTGGAGGTTGCGGCCGAGGTCGGGCAGGTCCAGGTCGCAGCCCAGGGCGGCGGGCTCGTGGCCCAGGCGCGCGAGGGAGGCGGCGATCGCCGCGACCTGGTCGAGCACGTCGCGCTCGTCGGGCGCCGCGTCGGCGGCGACCGCGTTATGCAGGATCAGGATCCGCATGGAGCAGCTC from bacterium encodes:
- a CDS encoding GNAT family N-acetyltransferase, translated to MTTGTDFRTETRPDDIAAVRDLTAATAYFSPSEVAIAAELVEERLQKGPASGYEFLYADGDGRLDGYACYGLIPCTLSSYDLYWIAVHPDTQGTGLGRRLLQECERRIRELGGTGVYAETSGKAQYVSTRRFYERCEYATGAVFADFYGPGDDKYVFVKRLG
- a CDS encoding D-alanine--D-alanine ligase, which translates into the protein MRILILHNAVAADAAPDERDVLDQVAAIAASLARLGHEPAALGCDLDLPDLGRNLQDAAPDLVFNLVESLGGEGRLIHVVPALLDALGVRYAGCPSEAMFTTSHKVLAKQLLVGAGLPTPVWYELRRGRLVASGGGVATPARCLVKSVWEDASLGMDDDAVVAADPESLVAALGARAGRPGSPWFAEAFVDGREFNLSVLDGPGGPQVLPPAELTFVDYPPDKPRIVGYAAKWDEDSFEYSHTVRTFDLAPADAPLLARLREQSLACWDLFGLRGWARVDFRVDAAGEPWILEANANPCLSADAGFQAAVARAGLTFDDAVARILAAVPGA